DNA sequence from the Rattus rattus isolate New Zealand chromosome 2, Rrattus_CSIRO_v1, whole genome shotgun sequence genome:
GGCCTCTTTTTCCAATAAttgttacatgcatgtatgtgtctatgcatacatacagattGCTAAATATAACTTGCCCACTTTCTgaaatgttacttgtatgtacatTTTCAGGGCTAAACACTTGATATTGGATATGCAATTAGTGTGCTTTTCCCTGGGGAAaatgatttcttccttctcttattccttatctgcctttatttcttcatGAGGATAAGACCTCATGAGCTTTCCGTCATCCACTTTGCTATGTTGATTATTGTTGTCCATGTTCAACTCATGTTTGGACAATTATTTGGTGAGAGTTAATGGGTGTGGTTTCTATTAGTGAGAGATACTGTCTTGTAGTAAAATCCCTTATTCTCTTGTTCTGACAAGCTATCTGTTTTATGATCTGCAATGTTCATTGACCCTTAGGTGAAGGATCTGtcttataaatgtatttattgttaCTGAGCTCCACAACTCCACCCTATAATTGGTTatagttttctgtgatggtctctgtTGTCCCTAAGACAAATTTCTTTGATGAATGGTAAACATCACACTTATTTGTAGATATAAGGAATCATTCAGTGACTATGCTGGTTTAATGATGTGGTAGTTGGAGGTTCTTCTCTAAGATTCACAATAGGGCTAGTACTTCTAAGTCATTCATGACATGTAAAACTTTCATCAAGAATACAGCTTTTAAAACAactgctgctacatatgcagctggagtcatgggtctgtccatgtgtactctttagatggtggtttagtccctgggagctctggttggttggtattgttgtactgatggggttgtaaacccctttagctccttcagtcctttctctaactcttcccttGGGGATCCCAGTCTCAGTTCAACGATTGGCTGTAagtatccgcctctgtatttgtcatgctctggcatagcttctcaagagacagctatatcaggctcctgtcagcatgcatggccttgttggtcatcagTGAGAggtaaagcccttggtcttgtttATGTAATAGTCACTAATATTACTGTTTAATACATatgtttataattaaaaaataaatagaaagataaagTATCTtcctattttataataataagcCTTCCTATaataaaacctattttaaaataggttttaaagTAGAAGCAGAGATTTGATTCTTAGCAATGTAATGCTTAGTCATAAGTCCTCATTATATCCTAGAAACTATATGTCTTGATAAGCGATATATgttatttcattaaataaaattattcaaagtCATAGGATTCTTgattcatcatttaaaaattatttatttatcttatgtatgtgactacagtttcactatcttcaaacacaccgaagagagcatctgatcccattatagatggttgtgagtcaccaggaGTTGCaatctctagaagaacagccaatgctcttaatcactgagtcatctctctaggtCCTCTGTTCATCACTTTTACATTGTCTAAGTTAATTTTCTGTATAATTTTGACAACATTTCCAGTAACAAGATGACTCTGTTTCACCCTTGTGCCTTTTTCAAATCCACTTCCCTAGTTTCGTTTTGATATGGATGATGCACATCATAACGTTAAATTTCATGACATATGTGCTGTAGATTCCTaatcaatgaaaagaaatgatCCAGAGTCAGCACAGTCTGTGAAAGTCCATTACTTAGGCTCAGAATCCAATTGTTATTTCACATCATGATTTCTCAGGGTTTAATTTCTTCATCTTGAAAAGGAAaggtaaaatacaaaacaaaaccaacaaaaacaaaagatgaaagcaggcgcacacacacacacacacacacacacacatacatattcacacccatagatacacatatacccCCACACAAGCATAtgcctgcacacaaacacatgcatacatacccatATACAGATTGCTGCATTCTCTTTGTATGAATTCTGACTGAACCATTCAGTTATTGGTTCTCAAAACCCTTTCTGCATATGTAATCAGAGACATTTAGTTTTGTCTCTTACTTTGCCAATTCAACTGATCGATAGTTGTTAAGAATATCTGTTGCTGAAGCCTGTTTTTGtaaacagaaacatttatttttaaacaacattgatttttatctttccttatatggatgtgtctgtatgtatgcctaTCCCAGCATATATGGTTCTAATGTAGGGTGCTGGACCtcttggaattacagacaggtttcatcccagggatgcagagatggttcaagatatggaaatccatcaacataatccactatataaacaaactcaatgaaaaacccacatgatcatgtaattagatgctgagaaagcatttgacacaattcaataCCGCTTCATGAtagaaaagatggaaaaatgaggaattcaaggcccataacacagtaaaaacaatatataccAAACCAGTAGGcaacgtcaaactaaatggagagaaacttgaaacaatcccactaaaatcagggcctagacaaggctgcccactctctctacctactaaatatagtacttgaaatcctagccagagcaattagacaacaaaaagaggtcaaaggaataaaaattggaaaggaagaagtcaaaatataactatttgcagatgatatgatatgatagtatacttaagtgaccctaaaagttccaccagagaactcctaaatctgagaaacaacttcagcaaagtatctggatataaaattaactcaaacaaatcagtagcctgttgtggtttgccctggagttacaTGTATtgtgatgctaattccactgccccaaggacagctgcctagtcaagtactccgGAATCAGATGacctcaccagaaccttctccccattgaatttgtaaaatacaggtgaggggcaggtacaggatagaagctgtctcttatacacatctagatgtgtataagagacagggagaagagaggagaggagagaaggaaggagagggaggagaggagaggggaggggaggggaggagaggagaggagaggaggggagaggagaggagaggaggggaggaggggggaggggagggaggggagaaggagggaggagaggacagggagaaagagaagctaTGGCAGGACagtatggcaggtgatgttaagattccacgctgtacacctttacaggttgttaaaaaatgttcttaaggtatggatggtactgggctttgtatctgggcttaggtgggcaattatatcttaccaattggatcaaagattattgtgttgcgtgttcttttatgtgacaatttGAGTATAgcaaagtgtgtggtggcaggagacactggacaGCCAAGGAGTTGGGaagtgtttccgccaagatatctagcagatatcttgggacactgcagtgtgacctagcaggataaaagacaaccaatacctttttaatttttttatatttttacaacaacagtagccttcctctactgaaagaataaacaggctgagaaagaaattagggaaataataccctttacaacagtcacaaataatataaaataccttggtgtaactgtaagcaagcaagggaaagatctgtatgacaagaatttgaagtctctgaaaaaagaaattgaagatctcagaaatgcctgctaacaggagtctgatatggttgtctcctgagaggctctggcaaagctttactgatacagatgaggatgcttgcagctaattgTCAGATTGAGCACAGGaatgcaatggaggagttaaaggactgaaggagctgaaggggtttgaaaccccataggaagaacaacagtatcaaacaaccagaccaccactcctcctgcccttccagggactaaatcaccaaccaatgagtacacatggaaggacccattgctccaactgcatatgtaatgGAGGATATCAGTCTTGCATCAATAGGAGATGCTCTTGGTCTTCTGAAGGCTtgttccccagtataggggaatgccagggcattgatgtgggagtgggtgggtgggagagggagcatcttcatggaacaggtggaaggggatggggaatgggagagtggggaaagtaaatacataaaatatctagtaaaaatatttaacatgggtgctgggaaccaaactcaaatcCTCAGCAAGAGTAAAAAGTGGTCTTCACCTTTaagtcatttctctagcctcTGGCTGTATACCTGAAACTATACTAACATGGATATTCAagaaaagactaaaataaaaccaaggtCTCAGAGAAACTTTTAGACCAAAATGATCAATAGTAATGTAAAACTGAAATAATCATTCTAAGGTTAATTTCTCTTCTTCACTGTGAGaatttgaaacaaaatttaaattatatctaTCATATTTGTTAACAGAAAATTTGTAATACAATTAAACATTTCTACTAATATATTATTTCAAAGTTCCTCCTTAGTATTTTAGGTAAGTTAAGATGGGTAACACAGGGCATGATGTCATGTACTGTATTGTAAAAAAAGATAGTATGTAGGCATTATTTTTTGCTAAAGTCTCAAATTGAATGTCATgtcaaatacattatttttgcTTGATTTCATAATTTACTTGGTGGCATTGATGGCAATTagctaagaaattatttttaaagttattaaatttatgacattaaaataatttgccttaaaaattgtttttcctgAAGCCAAATATAAAACCATACAAATTAATTTGTTGATCAGAGTTCATGGCTCTGTAAGGAAATGCATATCACAGTTGGCTGGGATGAACTAATTCAACAATTTTCTATTCATGTACTTTGCATTTTTGTACAATAGAGAAACTAGGAGAAGGTAACTAAAACACACATAGCAATTATATATTTTGCACAGttgtataaaggaaaatatattaaatggaaaagtaaatagatatggtaaaatattttgacttcatgAGTTCTGTATAAAGAACTGTTTATTGTTATTCATTACttgattataattatataaaaaaaacaataatactGACTTGAACCAAAGACACGTAATCTATAAGAATTTAACACTGTCTATTTTGCTAgaaattgtaatttttattaagataccaaaatatttccaaaatatcttcaagtgcttttaattttttatagtttttatggAAAAACTAGAAACCTAAGCTGTTTGATGTCAACATGGTTTTAATTCTGTCAACAAATTACCTTGTTCATAGAaaaaaactgaacaactttctccTGAATTTGCTTGGTCTTTACTCCATAAATGATGGGGTTGAGGGAGGGTGGTAGAACCACATAGAGGTTAGCAAGGAGGATGTGAACATGCAATGGTATGCTGTCACCTCCAAACCAGTGAgcgagggaagaaaagaaaactggggTATAAAACAACAGGATGACACAGACATGAGAGCCACATGTACTCAGAGCCTTCAGTCTGGCATCTTGGGAAGGTATTTTATACACAGAACAAAGTATGAGAGCATATGAGACAATAATAAGTACTACATCTAGACATATAGAAAATAGAGCTACCACCAAACCATAGTAAATATTGACTTTGATGCTGTCACAGGCCAACCTggcaatgcccatgtgttcacaGTATGAGTGATGAATGATGTTCCTCCCACAATAGGTGAGTCTATAAACAAGAAAGATCAGGGGGAAGCAGATGAAGAAACTTCTCGTTACTGATGCAATGCCCATTTTGATGATGACAGATGGGGTTAGAATGTTGGTGTATCTTAGTGGATAGCAGATGGCCACATAACGATCAAATGCCATGGAGAGCAGAATACCAGACTCTGTCACAAAGATGAAGTGGAGAAAAAACATCTGAGACACACAGCTAGCGAAAGAAATGCCTCCAGCTTGGAACCAGAAGATTGCTAATACCTTTGGAATAGTCACTGTGGATAAGAAGATATCGGCCAGAGCCAACATAGataggaaaaagtacatgggttCATGAAGACTACGCTCAGTGGAGATCAGCAATATTAGGAATGTATTGCCTACaacagctacaatgtacataCAAAAGATAGGGATGGAGAGCCAAATGTGTACATCTTCTAGTCCTGGGATGCCAGTCATGGTATACCAGATGTCTCTGAGATTGGTGTGATTTAAAGATGTTGAAGATGTCATCTTTTACTCTCTTTTCTGACACTGGGAATGgtgatgggaaaaaaatcatgaatcaTGGTTATCTTTGACTTAATTTCTTGAGAAATTAATTCAGAAATGACTAGAGAAAGAATtatgcaaagagtaaaataataaaataggcaATGATGTTTCAATCAATCATAATATATAGATAATAAAGCAGGGATATTTTATGAACAGGAAAATAAACCCaaattttataacatttgtaTTAATGGCAATGGAGAAAAGTGTAAAAATTGCACAAAACATAAATTTGTTTGATATGGATTCTAGAAACTGTTCTCAAACTACTATGTTAGCATCAAAATGCAAGTCTGTGAAACACTTTTGCCTgactgatgttttctttttttttttttattaacttgagtatttcttatatacatttcgagtgttattccctttcccggtttccggcaaacatccccctccccctcccctttcttatgggtgttccccttcccaccctccccccattgccgctctcccctcaacagtctagttcactgagggttcagtcttatgaCTGATGTTTTCTAATGTTTATCACATGTCTCTTTTCTGGAATTTTTAAGATGTAGTCAGGATAGCATTGTGGTCTTTTTGAAGATGAACTTGACACTGCTGCCTTAGACCATGTGGCCATCCTGACAGGCTAAATTATAATCTTTAG
Encoded proteins:
- the LOC116894029 gene encoding olfactory receptor 52Z1-like, which encodes MTSSTSLNHTNLRDIWYTMTGIPGLEDVHIWLSIPIFCMYIVAVVGNTFLILLISTERSLHEPMYFFLSMLALADIFLSTVTIPKVLAIFWFQAGGISFASCVSQMFFLHFIFVTESGILLSMAFDRYVAICYPLRYTNILTPSVIIKMGIASVTRSFFICFPLIFLVYRLTYCGRNIIHHSYCEHMGIARLACDSIKVNIYYGLVVALFSICLDVVLIIVSYALILCSVYKIPSQDARLKALSTCGSHVCVILLFYTPVFFSSLAHWFGGDSIPLHVHILLANLYVVLPPSLNPIIYGVKTKQIQEKVVQFFSMNKVIC